The proteins below come from a single Chitinophaga pinensis DSM 2588 genomic window:
- a CDS encoding cytochrome C oxidase subunit IV family protein, whose protein sequence is MEHTHTGAAHEEHAHDSSTKSIWKTFWILLAITVFEVGLAFLYLEYDFMARWALNGIFVCLTLVKAFFIVAEFMHLRHEIRNLIMTILIPLLLFVWFIIAFLADGDSWKNMRKDLSPGTPVAPATHITNEPAHH, encoded by the coding sequence ATGGAACATACACATACAGGAGCGGCGCACGAGGAACATGCTCACGATTCATCCACTAAAAGTATCTGGAAGACGTTCTGGATATTATTAGCAATCACTGTTTTTGAAGTAGGTCTGGCATTCCTTTACCTGGAATACGACTTCATGGCAAGATGGGCACTCAACGGCATCTTCGTTTGTCTGACGCTGGTGAAAGCTTTCTTCATCGTAGCTGAATTCATGCACTTACGTCATGAGATCAGAAACCTGATTATGACCATCTTAATTCCTTTGTTATTGTTCGTATGGTTTATCATCGCTTTCCTGGCTGATGGTGATTCCTGGAAAAACATGCGCAAAGACCTGTCTCCTGGTACACCTGTAGCTCCTGCTACACACATTACCAACGAGCCCGCACATCACTAA
- a CDS encoding SCO family protein: protein MLAILVPLAGYLIVDHYSKNVVPIPRYYIPEGVDTIVKNGTTTYDTTFHVVKDITLTNQMGRQVSLKDLPNKVILVNFFFTSCPSICPRMMANLEKIQQAYIKNDTLLQLVSLTVDPERDSSETLRMYGVKHGINPDNWWLLTGAKKDIYDWARNEVYVSVVKGDGGPDDFIHTEKLVLLDKNHNIRGYYDGTDSNAVRKCANDIAVLHLEKDKHRPGLLKRLFSTTE from the coding sequence ATGTTGGCAATATTAGTGCCATTGGCGGGATACCTGATTGTAGATCACTACAGTAAAAACGTGGTTCCTATCCCACGGTACTACATCCCGGAAGGAGTAGATACTATAGTGAAAAACGGCACAACTACTTACGATACTACCTTCCATGTAGTGAAAGATATCACCCTCACTAACCAGATGGGGCGCCAGGTAAGTCTGAAAGACCTTCCTAACAAGGTAATACTGGTTAATTTCTTCTTCACCTCCTGCCCCAGCATATGTCCGCGTATGATGGCCAACCTTGAAAAGATCCAGCAGGCTTACATCAAGAACGATACCCTCTTACAGCTGGTATCACTGACTGTGGATCCGGAGAGAGATTCTTCTGAAACGCTGCGTATGTATGGTGTAAAACATGGTATCAATCCGGATAACTGGTGGTTACTCACCGGCGCCAAGAAAGATATTTATGACTGGGCGAGAAATGAAGTATATGTGAGTGTGGTAAAAGGAGACGGCGGACCGGATGATTTTATCCATACCGAGAAACTGGTGCTGCTGGATAAGAATCATAATATCAGAGGTTATTACGATGGAACGGATTCCAATGCCGTACGTAAATGTGCCAATGATATTGCCGTGCTGCACCTGGAGAAGGATAAACACAGACCGGGTTTGTTAAAAAGACTGTTTTCAACAACGGAATAA
- a CDS encoding DUF420 domain-containing protein, whose amino-acid sequence MDIKNKNLNLPIAIISIVIPVLVAILFYLPRPNIEAGFNVQILPLFHAVLNSATAVMLLASLYFIKRGQTKAHKVSNLIAVALSSVFLLSYVTFHFFTESTKYGDVDHNHVVDAAEKAAISGSAGIYYFILLTHIVLAAVIVPLVLFTLLRGFQADFERHKKIARYTWPIWFYVAVTGVVVYVMISPYY is encoded by the coding sequence ATGGATATAAAAAACAAAAATCTTAATCTGCCTATCGCGATCATTTCGATTGTGATACCGGTACTTGTAGCCATCCTCTTCTACCTGCCGAGGCCAAATATCGAAGCAGGATTTAATGTACAGATACTGCCGCTTTTTCATGCGGTGCTTAATTCCGCTACAGCGGTCATGCTGCTTGCGAGTCTTTACTTTATCAAAAGAGGACAGACTAAAGCGCATAAGGTGAGTAACCTGATTGCAGTGGCATTGTCATCAGTATTTCTGCTGTCTTATGTGACGTTTCACTTTTTTACTGAAAGCACCAAATATGGCGATGTGGACCATAACCACGTCGTAGATGCAGCTGAAAAGGCAGCGATCAGTGGTAGTGCGGGTATTTACTACTTCATTCTGCTGACACATATCGTACTGGCTGCGGTAATCGTACCATTGGTACTGTTTACATTGCTTCGTGGTTTTCAGGCGGACTTTGAAAGACATAAAAAGATTGCCCGTTATACTTGGCCTATCTGGTTTTATGTGGCTGTAACAGGCGTAGTGGTGTATGTAATGATCTCTCCGTACTATTGA
- a CDS encoding chloride channel protein, which produces MRENIRAFVKEGIPLMDTAGLHKPLSENPIGNRHLPLLFLYALLLAAATAFLLFGLISVMNRIPTYSGLPGVSRDLDERDWLLLSAPVVIALLTRGILYYAGDGTKRMLRPFQGILLINSGIPLGLEGPLADMPFAIAAHEKRSRQKKRILAAACMTSGLAFLFGAPLTAVALAIELLVIELSWIGIVAIVLGGGTGLLCRYCLIGTDPVFLTPDIPAASFPMLLVYTGTGILVGLLGMLTRRMTNGAKKLFKCLPFDQLWWPVVVAIIVGITGYFKPELAGGGYEHIDSLLLGRITLQFLVVMMIGKLLLLSICIGGGIPGSAMTPLVIAGGAAGLFITFLLQFAFPALHLNFTVAALVGMSAMFAAGNRVLIAPILFAIETTHALHALLPVICACTAAYAMVFLLSKKKDSRAYDILGS; this is translated from the coding sequence ATGAGAGAGAATATCCGGGCCTTTGTAAAAGAAGGCATCCCCCTGATGGATACTGCCGGACTGCACAAACCACTGTCTGAAAACCCCATCGGAAACAGACACCTACCCCTGTTGTTCCTGTATGCATTACTACTTGCCGCAGCGACCGCCTTCCTGCTGTTTGGATTGATCTCCGTCATGAATAGAATTCCGACTTATAGCGGGCTTCCTGGTGTATCCAGGGACCTGGATGAAAGAGATTGGCTGCTGCTGTCTGCACCGGTTGTTATTGCCCTGCTGACGCGTGGTATACTGTATTACGCAGGAGACGGCACAAAACGGATGTTAAGGCCATTTCAGGGAATTTTATTGATCAATTCAGGTATTCCCCTTGGATTGGAAGGACCGCTTGCTGATATGCCCTTTGCGATCGCAGCGCATGAAAAGCGTTCCAGGCAGAAAAAACGGATACTGGCAGCAGCCTGTATGACCAGCGGATTGGCCTTCCTTTTCGGCGCTCCCCTGACGGCTGTAGCACTGGCTATTGAACTCCTGGTGATAGAACTGAGCTGGATAGGTATTGTGGCAATAGTACTGGGAGGTGGAACCGGTTTGCTTTGCCGTTACTGCCTGATAGGAACAGACCCTGTTTTTCTTACACCGGACATACCGGCAGCCAGTTTTCCGATGTTACTGGTATATACCGGCACCGGCATACTGGTCGGTTTACTGGGTATGCTGACCAGGAGAATGACAAATGGGGCAAAAAAGCTATTTAAATGCCTTCCTTTTGATCAATTATGGTGGCCGGTAGTCGTGGCGATTATCGTGGGCATTACGGGCTATTTTAAGCCCGAATTAGCAGGTGGTGGATATGAGCATATCGATAGCCTGTTATTGGGCCGGATTACCCTGCAATTTCTTGTGGTGATGATGATAGGAAAACTGCTACTGCTGAGCATCTGTATCGGCGGAGGGATACCTGGTAGTGCGATGACGCCCCTGGTTATTGCCGGTGGTGCAGCCGGACTCTTTATTACCTTCCTGCTGCAATTCGCTTTTCCCGCATTACATCTCAACTTTACCGTAGCGGCACTGGTGGGTATGTCGGCCATGTTTGCGGCAGGTAACCGGGTACTGATCGCTCCTATCCTCTTTGCGATAGAAACTACACATGCGCTCCATGCGTTATTGCCCGTGATCTGTGCTTGTACGGCTGCTTATGCGATGGTGTTCCTGCTGAGCAAAAAGAAAGATAGCCGCGCATACGATATCTTAGGTTCTTAG
- a CDS encoding tRNA-binding protein, with protein MDTINWADFEKVEIRVGTIIEAADFPRAKNPAYQLTIDFGPELGIKRSSAQITTLYQQEELIGKQIVAIVNFPVKQIANFFSECLVLGVYGNDKEVILLQPDKAVANGLKIG; from the coding sequence ATGGATACAATCAACTGGGCAGATTTTGAAAAAGTAGAGATCAGAGTAGGAACGATTATAGAAGCAGCCGATTTTCCGAGAGCAAAGAACCCTGCCTATCAGTTGACCATAGATTTTGGCCCCGAGCTGGGCATTAAACGTTCCTCCGCACAAATCACTACCTTGTATCAGCAGGAAGAGCTGATTGGCAAACAGATCGTTGCCATTGTTAATTTTCCCGTAAAGCAGATTGCAAACTTCTTTTCCGAATGCCTGGTTTTAGGTGTTTATGGGAATGATAAGGAGGTAATCTTACTCCAACCAGACAAGGCAGTGGCAAATGGCCTAAAAATCGGCTAA
- a CDS encoding cytochrome c oxidase subunit 3: MDTAVTAKKKWWSGGHSPFNVSYGKLMMWYFLMSDAFTFGALLIAYGTIRFMSPSWPDPNVVFHSFPGMGHADLPLVFVSLMTFILIMSSVTMVLAVHAGKMRDRQAVVKWMAWTILGGAAFLACQAWEWTHLHESGAWWGRNPFHNVDGTVASTNFTNFFFTITGFHGLHVTSGVVLNIIILANVLKGTYEERGHYEMVEKVGLYWHFVDLVWVFVFTCFYLL; the protein is encoded by the coding sequence ATGGATACAGCAGTTACAGCGAAGAAAAAATGGTGGTCCGGGGGACATTCTCCTTTTAATGTGAGCTACGGAAAGTTGATGATGTGGTACTTCCTGATGTCAGATGCCTTTACTTTTGGTGCATTGCTGATAGCATATGGTACGATCCGCTTCATGAGCCCATCCTGGCCTGATCCTAACGTGGTATTCCACTCATTCCCTGGTATGGGGCATGCAGATCTCCCGCTGGTATTCGTGAGCTTGATGACCTTCATCCTGATCATGAGTTCTGTAACAATGGTATTGGCTGTACACGCCGGTAAAATGAGAGACCGTCAGGCAGTTGTAAAATGGATGGCATGGACTATTCTCGGTGGTGCTGCGTTCCTGGCTTGTCAGGCATGGGAGTGGACACACTTACATGAATCCGGTGCATGGTGGGGTCGTAACCCTTTCCATAATGTCGATGGTACAGTCGCATCTACCAACTTTACTAACTTCTTCTTTACTATTACCGGTTTCCACGGTTTACACGTAACTTCTGGTGTTGTATTGAATATCATCATCCTCGCTAACGTACTGAAAGGTACTTATGAAGAAAGAGGTCATTATGAAATGGTGGAGAAAGTAGGTTTATACTGGCACTTTGTAGATCTGGTTTGGGTATTCGTATTCACCTGTTTCTATCTGCTCTAA
- a CDS encoding DUF2024 family protein, with amino-acid sequence MDVAIFDTYVKRREGGYMHFDIIVSADTNYENVLTFGNAYLKSKSIEKQSVSSRDCRFCHVQEVIPIWEQNIRQHGYHIYELEGCR; translated from the coding sequence ATGGACGTTGCTATCTTTGACACCTACGTGAAGCGCCGTGAAGGCGGCTATATGCACTTTGACATTATAGTATCCGCTGATACCAATTATGAAAACGTGCTAACCTTCGGAAACGCATATCTCAAGTCAAAATCAATTGAAAAACAATCTGTCTCTTCCAGGGACTGTAGATTCTGTCATGTACAGGAAGTGATTCCTATATGGGAACAAAACATCCGGCAGCATGGCTACCATATCTACGAACTGGAAGGCTGCAGATAA
- a CDS encoding heme-copper oxidase subunit III, producing MDAMSLQRNKIHPHKYSLWIAMGSITMMFIGFTSAYVVKRAQANWFTFNLPMIFWISTAIILTSSATIQMAVKQFRNRNMQRYKQLITLTAALGVAFALCQWVGFQQMNDSGLRLNGPASVSFIYVIVSVHLLHVLGGVVALLIMFGKAFRTRVRSYSSVPIEVAATYWHFVDGLWIYLLIFLSIAR from the coding sequence ATGGACGCAATGAGCTTACAACGCAATAAAATACATCCGCATAAATATTCTCTTTGGATAGCAATGGGTAGCATTACCATGATGTTCATAGGGTTTACGAGTGCTTATGTTGTGAAGCGTGCCCAGGCCAACTGGTTCACTTTCAACCTGCCGATGATTTTCTGGATCTCTACTGCAATCATTCTGACCAGCAGTGCGACTATCCAGATGGCAGTGAAACAGTTCCGTAACAGGAACATGCAGCGGTACAAACAGCTGATTACGCTGACCGCAGCATTGGGTGTTGCCTTTGCTTTGTGCCAATGGGTTGGTTTCCAACAAATGAATGATAGTGGTCTGCGACTGAATGGTCCTGCTTCTGTATCTTTCATCTACGTTATCGTGAGTGTACACCTGTTACACGTACTGGGTGGTGTTGTTGCACTGCTGATCATGTTTGGCAAAGCATTTCGCACCCGGGTCCGTTCATACAGCTCCGTTCCTATAGAAGTTGCCGCTACGTATTGGCATTTTGTGGACGGGTTATGGATTTACCTGTTGATATTTCTGAGTATTGCCAGATAA
- a CDS encoding glycosyltransferase family 2 protein — translation MIIYLRKQYISVYMKVSGFTFVRNAVKYDYPVVASIKSILPLCDEVIVSVGNCEDGTLELIQSIGSPKIKIFHSVWDDSLKEGGRILAVETDKAYAHVSAESDWAFYIQADEVVHEQDYDAIRTAMQQYRDDKRVEGLLFRYTHFFGSYDYIGDSRTWYQNEIRIIRNDKRISSYRDAQGFRKEGQKLHVKPVNARMYHYGWVKDPKVQAQKVNNSFQMYHGSNETEVNGPVSADAFDYGEVDSLAVFKGTHPGVMQERIHQKNWQFSHDISRKKMSFKDTVLYWVEKITGKRLFDYRNYKLI, via the coding sequence ATGATTATATATCTTCGCAAACAATATATATCTGTCTATATGAAAGTATCCGGGTTCACTTTTGTTCGGAATGCCGTTAAATATGATTATCCTGTAGTGGCGTCGATAAAATCTATCCTGCCGCTATGCGATGAAGTGATTGTCAGTGTAGGCAACTGCGAAGACGGTACACTTGAACTGATCCAGTCTATCGGATCGCCTAAGATCAAAATCTTTCATTCTGTATGGGATGATTCACTGAAAGAAGGCGGACGTATACTGGCTGTAGAAACGGACAAAGCATACGCACATGTAAGTGCAGAATCAGACTGGGCTTTTTACATACAGGCAGATGAAGTGGTGCATGAGCAGGATTACGATGCTATCCGTACTGCCATGCAGCAATACCGTGATGATAAACGCGTCGAAGGATTGCTGTTCAGATACACGCATTTTTTTGGTAGCTATGACTATATCGGAGATTCAAGAACATGGTATCAGAACGAGATCAGGATCATCCGTAATGACAAACGTATCTCTTCTTACCGCGATGCACAGGGCTTCAGAAAAGAAGGCCAGAAACTGCATGTAAAACCGGTAAATGCACGCATGTATCATTATGGTTGGGTGAAAGATCCAAAGGTACAGGCGCAGAAGGTGAATAACTCATTTCAGATGTATCATGGATCAAATGAAACGGAAGTAAACGGACCGGTATCAGCAGATGCATTTGACTATGGTGAGGTAGATTCACTGGCGGTATTCAAAGGTACGCATCCCGGTGTTATGCAGGAGCGCATTCATCAGAAGAACTGGCAGTTCTCGCATGATATCAGCAGGAAGAAAATGTCGTTTAAAGACACTGTCCTGTACTGGGTAGAGAAGATAACAGGAAAGCGTTTGTTTGACTACAGGAACTACAAACTTATCTGA
- a CDS encoding glycosyltransferase family 4 protein, with amino-acid sequence MHRIGIDLEKLKYPHNGLYTFCVQLGQRLLQFKTADEQLLYYLPDTFDHYKGDFKKIPYKWYDRYMFNAPEMDIWHAVHQNGNVWPRKKAKKTIVTIHDLNFLFEPNKSDREKKNALDAIQKQVDETDHIVAISEFTLKTIHEHLQIPDNKCSIIYQGSEIKEFPGFDAPTYRPSAPFLFSIGMILPKKNFHVLPRLLEHNDYELLIAGKTQGDYVKRIEEEAAKFGVSDRVKMLGSITDEEKYWYYKNCAAFMFPSVAEGFGAPVVEAMHFGKPVFLSDRTSLPEIGGDAAYYFKDFDNEYMRGVFEAGMQHYATNQPVEKIKQHAVKFSWDTNARKYMELYRSLY; translated from the coding sequence ATGCATCGCATCGGAATAGACCTAGAAAAACTAAAATATCCTCATAACGGTTTGTATACATTCTGTGTACAACTGGGACAACGTTTGCTGCAATTCAAAACAGCAGATGAACAACTGTTATACTACCTGCCTGATACATTCGATCACTACAAAGGAGATTTCAAAAAGATCCCTTACAAATGGTACGACCGTTATATGTTCAATGCACCGGAAATGGACATCTGGCATGCCGTTCACCAGAATGGAAATGTATGGCCGAGAAAGAAAGCAAAGAAGACGATCGTCACTATACACGACCTGAACTTTTTGTTTGAACCCAACAAAAGTGATCGTGAGAAAAAAAACGCTCTAGATGCCATTCAAAAACAGGTAGATGAAACAGATCATATCGTTGCGATATCTGAGTTCACGCTGAAAACAATTCATGAACATCTGCAGATTCCTGACAACAAATGCAGTATCATTTACCAGGGTTCTGAGATAAAGGAATTTCCTGGCTTTGATGCACCTACATACCGGCCATCAGCGCCATTCCTGTTCTCTATAGGCATGATATTGCCCAAGAAGAATTTCCATGTATTACCACGACTGCTGGAACACAACGATTACGAATTACTGATTGCTGGAAAAACACAGGGAGATTATGTAAAACGAATAGAAGAGGAGGCTGCCAAATTCGGTGTATCCGATCGCGTTAAAATGCTGGGCAGCATCACAGATGAAGAGAAATACTGGTACTATAAAAACTGTGCCGCATTTATGTTCCCTTCCGTTGCAGAAGGCTTTGGTGCACCGGTGGTAGAAGCGATGCATTTTGGCAAACCCGTATTCCTGTCAGACCGTACAAGTCTGCCGGAAATAGGAGGGGACGCCGCGTATTATTTTAAAGATTTCGATAACGAATATATGCGTGGCGTATTCGAAGCAGGGATGCAACATTATGCGACGAATCAGCCTGTAGAAAAAATAAAACAACACGCTGTAAAATTCAGCTGGGATACCAACGCAAGAAAATATATGGAGCTGTACAGAAGTCTGTACTGA
- a CDS encoding glycosyltransferase family 4 protein, translated as MHHILFDCETMKYANTGLYEYCKQFGHALLRNKAEDEKITYYVPSGLKGFFGEEHQYITISKLHRLMMPSFSYLDIWHTSFQSTHYRPSNKNIGHVLTIHDLNFIHEKKNPKKVASVLKKVQRNIDSADHVVTISKFVLEDVKQHLDLRNKPASVIYNGGVLETFPGFDTPEYRPQRPFIYNIGSIDAKKNAHVLPALLIGNEYELVIAGPVFDEEYKRKILGTAAQYGVEDRVKVIGSISNKSRYWYYHHCTAFAFPSLAEGFGLPVVEAMSEGKPCFLSDRTSLPEVGGPLAYYFHDFTDTAMQKTFAEGMAHFNATMPGAAMKAHAASLNLDNTARNYLQIYRSLY; from the coding sequence ATGCATCATATATTGTTTGATTGCGAGACAATGAAATATGCCAATACAGGACTCTATGAGTATTGTAAACAGTTTGGCCATGCATTGCTCCGCAACAAAGCTGAAGACGAGAAAATTACCTATTACGTTCCTTCCGGCCTGAAGGGTTTCTTCGGAGAAGAACACCAATATATCACGATCAGCAAACTGCACCGTTTAATGATGCCTTCATTTTCTTATCTGGATATCTGGCACACTTCCTTTCAGTCGACGCATTACCGGCCTTCCAACAAGAATATCGGACACGTACTTACTATTCACGATCTGAACTTTATTCATGAAAAAAAGAACCCTAAAAAGGTAGCCTCTGTTCTGAAAAAAGTACAACGGAATATCGACAGCGCTGATCATGTAGTTACAATCTCAAAATTTGTACTGGAAGATGTAAAGCAACATCTTGATCTGCGCAATAAACCTGCAAGCGTAATATACAACGGTGGCGTACTGGAAACCTTTCCTGGTTTTGATACACCGGAATACCGTCCTCAGCGTCCTTTTATCTATAATATCGGTAGTATAGACGCAAAGAAAAACGCGCATGTACTGCCAGCGCTTTTAATAGGTAATGAGTACGAACTCGTCATTGCGGGCCCTGTTTTTGACGAAGAATATAAAAGAAAGATCCTTGGCACCGCTGCACAATACGGTGTAGAAGATCGTGTTAAAGTAATCGGCAGTATTTCCAATAAAAGCAGGTACTGGTATTACCATCATTGCACGGCATTTGCATTTCCTTCACTGGCAGAAGGTTTTGGGCTGCCGGTAGTGGAAGCTATGAGCGAAGGCAAGCCCTGCTTTCTTTCTGACAGAACAAGTCTGCCGGAAGTAGGAGGACCACTGGCTTATTATTTCCATGACTTCACTGACACTGCCATGCAAAAAACCTTCGCAGAAGGTATGGCCCATTTTAACGCAACCATGCCTGGCGCAGCAATGAAAGCACATGCAGCATCATTGAACCTGGACAATACTGCAAGGAATTACCTGCAGATATATCGTAGTCTGTACTAA
- the lptC gene encoding LPS export ABC transporter periplasmic protein LptC: MNNIIARIALFFSLLTIVACENDINAIMNMDKQLAAVEEGKDIESMYSQTGRVKAKLTAPTMLRHLKPPVFVEFNTGLKVLFYNDTLGVESTLTARYGKYFENDANVFLKDHVVVINKKGERLDCEELNWDSKQQKFLSNKPVRISTVTDTLYGTGLESNQDFSDYTILHPSGPFVIQDSTMMQ; the protein is encoded by the coding sequence ATGAATAACATTATAGCGCGCATCGCGTTGTTCTTTTCCCTGCTGACAATCGTAGCCTGTGAAAATGACATCAATGCCATTATGAACATGGACAAACAACTGGCCGCCGTAGAGGAGGGTAAGGATATCGAGTCCATGTACAGCCAGACTGGTCGTGTAAAGGCCAAGCTGACAGCTCCTACTATGCTCAGGCATCTGAAGCCGCCGGTATTCGTAGAATTCAATACCGGGCTTAAAGTGCTGTTTTACAATGACACCCTCGGCGTAGAGAGTACACTGACTGCCCGTTATGGCAAATACTTCGAAAACGACGCCAACGTCTTCCTGAAAGATCATGTGGTGGTTATCAATAAGAAAGGAGAAAGACTCGATTGTGAAGAACTGAACTGGGATTCCAAGCAGCAGAAGTTCCTTTCTAATAAACCAGTGCGTATCAGTACGGTAACTGACACTTTATATGGTACCGGACTGGAATCCAACCAGGATTTCAGTGATTATACCATACTGCATCCGAGTGGTCCGTTTGTAATCCAGGACAGCACGATGATGCAATAA
- the meaB gene encoding methylmalonyl Co-A mutase-associated GTPase MeaB, whose protein sequence is MQPSLINGLLNGDIRSLARSISLAENESAGYERLLEDLPAQQTTRVIGITGPPGAGKSTLVNSLITFLLQQQKRIAIIAVDPSSPFNYGALLGDRIRMSEHFGNENVFIRSMASRGALGGLSPKIIEASDLIKAAGFDYLFIETVGVGQSEVEIAGIADTTIVVVVPEAGDEIQTMKAGLMEIANIFVVNKADRDNADEFVKNLRILAHTRQKENWEIPVLKTIATKEEGLQALVAAIDAHQQQLTGNRTHHALLLAEKAYQLLQHRRMQDVSRRTLQQQITQELASGTFNLYRFVNTLA, encoded by the coding sequence ATGCAACCCTCGCTCATCAATGGCTTACTGAATGGAGATATCAGATCCCTGGCAAGAAGTATTTCGCTTGCTGAAAATGAGTCTGCCGGCTATGAACGCCTGCTGGAAGATCTTCCGGCACAACAGACGACCCGGGTGATTGGTATTACCGGCCCTCCGGGTGCAGGCAAAAGTACCCTGGTTAATTCTCTGATAACATTTCTGCTGCAACAGCAGAAACGTATTGCGATCATTGCAGTAGATCCTTCTTCGCCATTCAACTATGGTGCATTACTGGGAGATCGTATCAGGATGTCGGAGCATTTTGGCAATGAGAACGTATTCATCCGTTCTATGGCCAGCAGGGGAGCATTAGGAGGTTTAAGTCCTAAGATCATTGAGGCAAGCGATCTTATAAAGGCAGCAGGATTTGATTACCTGTTTATTGAAACAGTGGGAGTGGGGCAGAGTGAGGTGGAAATCGCCGGTATTGCAGATACGACCATTGTTGTTGTTGTACCCGAAGCAGGAGATGAGATACAGACGATGAAAGCAGGACTGATGGAGATCGCAAATATCTTTGTGGTCAATAAAGCGGACAGGGATAATGCAGATGAATTTGTAAAAAATCTGCGCATACTTGCACATACCCGGCAAAAAGAAAACTGGGAAATTCCGGTACTAAAAACGATCGCTACAAAAGAGGAAGGATTACAGGCGCTGGTAGCAGCCATTGATGCACATCAGCAACAGCTAACCGGCAACCGTACACACCATGCATTATTACTGGCAGAGAAAGCGTATCAGTTATTGCAGCACCGCCGTATGCAGGATGTAAGCCGTCGTACACTGCAACAACAGATTACACAGGAATTAGCCAGCGGCACATTTAACCTCTACCGCTTTGTCAATACGCTTGCATAA
- a CDS encoding LON peptidase substrate-binding domain-containing protein, translated as MTNFIPIFPLGIAVYPDEQLNLHIFEPRYKQLIKECIAENKPFGIPSVVDRRVAEYGTLVEIIRIEKTYDNGELDVVTRGIKVFRILEVIKSIPDKMFAGAIVSYPDNQFSSNARLHAQVVHAMRELHSILQINKNFQKEDEALSSYDMAHHVGLSLTEEYELLHLFQELQRLEYLKRHLLKVIPLMAEMERLKDRVKLNGHFRNLSTGEA; from the coding sequence ATGACCAATTTTATTCCCATATTCCCACTTGGCATCGCAGTATACCCGGATGAGCAGCTGAATCTGCACATTTTTGAGCCAAGGTATAAACAGCTTATAAAAGAATGTATCGCTGAAAACAAGCCTTTCGGTATTCCATCTGTGGTGGACAGGCGCGTGGCGGAGTACGGAACACTGGTAGAGATCATCAGGATTGAAAAAACATATGACAATGGTGAGCTGGATGTAGTAACGCGTGGTATTAAAGTATTCCGGATACTGGAAGTGATCAAAAGTATCCCCGATAAAATGTTTGCAGGCGCCATTGTGAGTTATCCTGATAACCAGTTCAGTAGCAATGCACGGTTACATGCCCAGGTGGTACATGCGATGAGAGAACTGCACAGTATTCTCCAGATCAACAAGAATTTCCAGAAGGAAGACGAAGCTTTATCTTCTTACGACATGGCACATCATGTAGGACTTTCCCTGACAGAAGAATATGAATTACTGCATCTCTTCCAGGAATTACAGCGATTGGAGTATCTGAAGCGTCATTTACTGAAGGTGATCCCCCTGATGGCGGAAATGGAAAGATTGAAGGACAGGGTGAAGCTGAACGGACATTTCAGGAATCTATCCACCGGGGAAGCGTAA